From Coriobacteriaceae bacterium, a single genomic window includes:
- a CDS encoding MGMT family protein has protein sequence MASEGFFDRVYEVVEQIPEGMVATYGQVALLAGRPRSARYVGYALHSNPRPGEIPCHRVVFADGRICEGFAFGGPDAQRELLMGEGVAFTDPVHVDLAICRWPAGL, from the coding sequence ATGGCGTCTGAGGGCTTTTTTGATCGGGTGTACGAGGTGGTCGAGCAGATTCCCGAGGGGATGGTCGCCACCTACGGTCAGGTGGCGCTGCTTGCCGGTCGTCCACGAAGTGCGCGGTACGTGGGGTATGCCCTGCACAGCAATCCGCGCCCCGGCGAGATTCCCTGTCATCGCGTGGTGTTTGCCGATGGCCGCATTTGCGAGGGCTTCGCCTTTGGCGGACCCGATGCTCAGCGTGAGCTCTTAATGGGGGAGGGCGTGGCATTTACCGATCCCGTGCACGTCGACTTGGCCATCTGTCGCTGGCCAGCAGGGCTCTAA